One genomic window of Arthrobacter caoxuetaonis includes the following:
- a CDS encoding four-helix bundle copper-binding protein, which translates to MSLIKDMLTSHPAGNSNVDMDALAACIETCFDCVQTCTACADACLSEDMLGDMVSCIRADLDCAEICSATGRVLARAGMGYASAADLVRACAAACRRCAEECEQHASAHDHCRICAEACHRCAAACDALLLTIGS; encoded by the coding sequence ATGAGCCTGATCAAAGACATGCTGACTTCCCACCCGGCCGGGAACTCGAATGTAGACATGGATGCACTCGCCGCCTGCATCGAAACTTGTTTTGACTGTGTCCAGACCTGTACAGCCTGTGCCGATGCCTGCCTGAGCGAGGACATGCTCGGCGATATGGTCAGCTGCATCCGGGCCGACCTGGACTGTGCAGAAATCTGTTCGGCCACCGGCCGGGTCCTGGCCCGTGCCGGCATGGGCTATGCCTCGGCTGCGGACCTCGTCCGGGCCTGCGCCGCTGCCTGCCGCCGCTGCGCGGAGGAGTGCGAGCAGCATGCGTCCGCCCATGACCACTGCCGCATCTGTGCCGAGGCCTGCCACCGCTGCGCCGCCGCCTGCGATGCCCTGCTCCTGACGATTGGCTCCTAG
- a CDS encoding mycothiol transferase, with translation MEASDLLVDAFGRLPQTVNRVLTGLDADQLNHRPYPDGNSIAWLIWHLARVEDAQVSDVAGHQQVWTAEGWADRVGLPLAVEDTGYGHTSEEVARVRVQSGEVLQGYYDAVSARTIAFVSGLGPSDLDRVVDTSWDPPVTLGVRLVSSLADCLEHAGQAAYIRGMLASGGGAS, from the coding sequence ATGGAAGCCAGCGACCTGCTAGTTGACGCCTTTGGGCGGCTGCCGCAAACCGTGAACCGGGTGCTCACCGGGCTGGACGCGGACCAGCTGAACCACCGGCCGTACCCCGACGGCAACTCGATTGCCTGGCTCATCTGGCACCTGGCCCGGGTTGAGGACGCCCAGGTCTCCGACGTCGCGGGGCACCAGCAGGTGTGGACGGCCGAAGGCTGGGCGGATCGTGTGGGTCTTCCGCTCGCAGTCGAGGACACAGGGTACGGGCACACTTCCGAGGAAGTTGCCAGGGTCCGGGTGCAGTCCGGGGAAGTGCTCCAGGGATATTACGACGCCGTCAGCGCCCGGACCATCGCGTTTGTCTCGGGGCTTGGCCCGTCCGACCTGGACCGCGTGGTGGATACGTCCTGGGATCCGCCCGTCACCCTCGGCGTCCGGCTGGTCAGTTCGCTGGCGGACTGCCTGGAGCACGCCGGACAGGCTGCGTACATCCGCGGGATGCTGGCTTCGGGCGGCGGTGCCTCGTGA
- a CDS encoding metal ABC transporter substrate-binding protein, producing MKTTTFPPRLRRLATGAALLIVLSACSGSADADGSSDSSGAGAEDKPVVLTTFTVLADLASNVAGEHLSVESITKAGAEIHGYEPTPGDIRRASNADLILDNGMFLEAWFEQFTADLDVRRVMVSEGVEPISIAEDAYEGLPNPHAWMSPLNAQAYVDNMAHAFAELDPENADAFRANAAAYKEELQDVHDQLVTGLGALPENQRALVTCEGAFSYLARDAGLTERYIWAVNAERQATPQQITATIEFVRENNVPAVFCESTVSDAPMQQVVEATDTEFGGVLYVDSLSEEGGPVPTYLDLIRYDTETILAGLTGADAQ from the coding sequence ATGAAGACGACGACGTTTCCGCCCCGACTGCGACGCCTGGCCACCGGAGCTGCCCTCCTGATCGTCCTCTCAGCCTGTTCCGGTTCCGCGGACGCTGATGGCAGCAGCGACAGCAGTGGCGCCGGCGCGGAAGACAAACCCGTAGTCCTGACCACCTTCACTGTGCTCGCAGACCTGGCCTCGAACGTGGCAGGGGAACACCTGAGCGTCGAGTCGATCACGAAGGCGGGCGCCGAAATCCACGGCTACGAGCCAACCCCGGGAGACATCCGCCGCGCGTCCAACGCCGACCTCATCCTGGATAACGGCATGTTCCTGGAAGCCTGGTTCGAGCAGTTCACCGCAGACCTGGACGTTCGCCGCGTCATGGTCAGCGAGGGCGTGGAGCCAATCAGCATCGCGGAAGACGCCTACGAAGGACTGCCGAATCCGCACGCCTGGATGTCCCCGCTCAACGCGCAGGCCTACGTGGACAACATGGCCCATGCCTTCGCCGAGCTCGACCCGGAGAACGCCGACGCTTTCCGGGCCAATGCCGCGGCCTACAAGGAAGAACTCCAGGACGTCCACGACCAGCTGGTGACCGGGCTCGGGGCGCTGCCGGAAAACCAGCGGGCGCTGGTCACCTGCGAGGGCGCGTTCTCCTATCTGGCGCGCGACGCCGGACTCACTGAACGCTACATCTGGGCCGTCAATGCCGAACGGCAGGCCACCCCGCAGCAGATCACCGCGACGATCGAATTCGTCAGGGAAAACAATGTGCCGGCAGTCTTCTGCGAGTCCACGGTCTCCGACGCTCCCATGCAGCAGGTCGTCGAAGCCACGGACACGGAGTTCGGCGGCGTGCTCTATGTCGATTCCCTCTCCGAAGAAGGCGGCCCCGTGCCCACGTACCTCGACCTGATCCGCTACGACACTGAAACCATTCTCGCGGGCCTGACGGGGGCGGACGCACAATGA
- a CDS encoding metal ABC transporter ATP-binding protein produces MSTWALELDSVTVRYDDVTALDEVSLAVAPGRVCGLIGMNGSGKSTLFKSLMGLVKPVSGIVRISGLPPAKARKSGLVAYVPQSEDVDWSFPLSVRDVVMTGRYGHMGPARRPRPADRNAVSEALERVELTDVADRQIGRLSGGQKKRAFVARGIAQGASVMLLDEPFAGVDKRSEATITALLRELASAGRTILVSTHDLHALPQLADEAALLMRRVLAHGSPQEVLRPEQLARAFGLDMPDGGTPASAPEVAGLPEGARP; encoded by the coding sequence ATGAGCACCTGGGCCCTGGAACTGGACTCGGTGACGGTCAGGTACGACGACGTCACGGCCCTCGACGAGGTCAGCCTCGCGGTGGCGCCCGGGCGGGTCTGCGGCCTGATCGGCATGAACGGCTCCGGCAAGTCGACCCTCTTCAAGTCCCTGATGGGCCTTGTGAAGCCGGTCTCCGGAATAGTCCGGATCAGCGGACTGCCTCCCGCCAAGGCCCGCAAATCCGGACTGGTTGCCTACGTTCCGCAGAGCGAGGACGTCGACTGGTCGTTTCCGCTCAGCGTGCGGGATGTGGTGATGACCGGCCGCTACGGCCATATGGGCCCCGCCCGCCGTCCCCGTCCGGCGGACCGCAACGCCGTTTCCGAGGCACTGGAACGGGTGGAACTTACTGACGTGGCGGACCGGCAGATCGGACGGCTCTCCGGCGGCCAGAAGAAACGCGCCTTCGTAGCCCGCGGCATCGCCCAGGGCGCGTCGGTGATGTTGCTTGATGAGCCGTTCGCCGGCGTCGACAAGCGCTCCGAGGCGACCATCACCGCACTGCTGCGGGAGCTGGCCTCAGCCGGGAGGACCATCCTGGTCTCCACCCATGACCTGCATGCCCTGCCCCAGCTCGCTGACGAGGCGGCCCTGCTGATGCGGCGTGTCCTGGCGCACGGCAGCCCGCAGGAAGTGCTGCGTCCCGAACAGCTGGCGCGCGCCTTCGGCCTGGACATGCCCGACGGCGGCACACCGGCCAGCGCGCCCGAAGTCGCCGGCCTCCCGGAAGGCGCCCGGCCATGA
- a CDS encoding metal ABC transporter permease has product MIELLTEPLAYDFMVRALATAVIASVVCGVLSCWLVLIGWSLMGDAVSHAVLPGVVLAYLVGAPFALGAVVFGFLAVGLIGLVRDTSRVKEDAAIGIVFTTLFAAGLVLISVTPSHTDLNHIIFGNLLGVSSADLLQVAVLAALTLGVLLFKRRDFTLYAFDRTHAHAVGLNPRLLGAALLGLLALTAVVALQAVGVILVVAMLIIPGAAAYLLTDKFSAMLWIAPAIAAGCAVSGVYASYYLDTATGPMVVLAQGAVFTLAYLFSPRQGVLGRGLAARRRVRAARQTPMIGA; this is encoded by the coding sequence ATGATCGAGCTGCTCACCGAACCCCTCGCCTACGACTTCATGGTCCGCGCCCTGGCCACCGCCGTCATTGCCTCGGTGGTCTGTGGGGTCCTCTCCTGCTGGCTCGTCCTGATCGGCTGGTCGCTGATGGGCGACGCCGTTTCCCATGCCGTGCTGCCCGGCGTCGTCCTCGCGTACCTGGTGGGAGCGCCCTTCGCCCTGGGCGCAGTGGTTTTCGGGTTCCTGGCTGTCGGGCTGATCGGCCTCGTCCGCGACACCAGCCGGGTGAAGGAGGACGCGGCGATCGGAATCGTGTTCACCACGCTGTTCGCCGCCGGCCTCGTGCTGATCTCCGTGACCCCCAGCCACACGGACCTGAACCACATCATCTTCGGCAACCTGCTCGGCGTCAGCTCCGCGGACCTGCTGCAGGTCGCCGTCCTCGCCGCGCTGACCCTGGGCGTCCTGCTCTTCAAGCGGCGCGACTTCACCCTCTACGCCTTCGACCGGACCCATGCCCACGCCGTCGGGCTCAATCCCCGGCTGCTCGGAGCGGCGCTGCTGGGCCTGCTGGCGCTGACCGCCGTCGTCGCGCTTCAGGCCGTTGGCGTGATCCTGGTGGTGGCCATGCTGATCATCCCCGGCGCGGCGGCATACCTGCTGACCGACAAGTTTTCCGCCATGCTCTGGATCGCACCCGCAATTGCGGCGGGCTGTGCCGTCTCGGGCGTCTACGCGAGCTACTACCTGGACACCGCGACGGGCCCCATGGTGGTGCTCGCCCAGGGCGCCGTATTCACCCTGGCCTACCTCTTTAGCCCACGTCAGGGCGTTCTTGGACGCGGACTTGCCGCACGCCGCCGGGTCCGCGCCGCACGGCAAACCCCTATGATTGGCGCATGA
- a CDS encoding IclR family transcriptional regulator, protein MTSAASPGSGSQSQTLSRGIQALELLAEAETPLSIAELSVGLGVHRSIAYRILRTLEAHSLVMRDDAGRVSAAPGLAALARGVSRDLQSASLPELTVLANELAMTAFIAVWDQHDCVTLVTVEPRHSRTALVQRPGTRHSFTAGAPGIAIQSAVSEEHWNRLAPGQPYREEAKLARQRGYATSHSEVIEGVGSVAVPVQVPGQLPASLSVVYFGPGKDDAGIGARLIESVRQIEAQLH, encoded by the coding sequence ATGACTTCTGCTGCGTCGCCGGGTTCCGGATCCCAGTCCCAGACCCTCTCCCGCGGCATCCAGGCGCTGGAACTGCTGGCTGAGGCCGAAACTCCGCTGAGCATTGCCGAGCTGTCGGTGGGCCTGGGCGTGCACCGCTCCATCGCGTACCGGATCCTGCGGACGCTCGAAGCGCATTCGCTCGTAATGCGCGACGACGCCGGCCGGGTTTCCGCTGCGCCCGGACTCGCCGCGCTGGCCCGGGGTGTGTCCCGCGACCTCCAGTCTGCTTCCCTGCCGGAACTCACCGTCCTGGCAAACGAGCTCGCCATGACTGCGTTCATCGCGGTCTGGGACCAGCACGACTGCGTCACCCTGGTCACCGTCGAGCCCCGGCACAGCCGCACCGCGCTGGTCCAGCGCCCCGGCACCCGGCACTCATTCACCGCCGGTGCGCCGGGCATCGCCATCCAGTCCGCCGTCTCGGAGGAGCACTGGAACCGGCTCGCCCCCGGACAGCCCTACCGCGAGGAAGCGAAACTGGCCCGCCAGCGCGGCTACGCGACCAGCCACAGCGAAGTCATCGAGGGGGTCGGGTCCGTCGCGGTTCCGGTCCAGGTGCCCGGCCAGCTGCCGGCGTCGCTGTCCGTGGTGTACTTCGGTCCCGGCAAGGACGATGCCGGCATCGGCGCCCGGCTCATTGAAAGTGTCCGCCAGATCGAGGCGCAGCTGCACTAG
- a CDS encoding heavy metal translocating P-type ATPase, whose translation MALNRVSFQKAVRTYPVVASTVVVLAAVLMLWGAGAAGPAQWIASLYTLGIVAVTGVGMVRDIKRGHYGLDILAVIAMLATVAVGEYLASLIIVLMLSGGEALEDYAAGRAKGELDALLDRAPQIAHRLPDDADTGGTPKPGRELAEDIPATEVCVGETLLIKPSEVVPVDGVLLSAAASFDESSLTGESIPVARTAGEAVMSGSVNGTQAVRIRATATTADSQYQRIVALVRDAAASRAPVVRLADRFAIPFTLVSLLIAGIAWAVSGDPVRFAEVLVLATPCPLLIAAPVAFMGGMSRSARHGIIVKGGATLEQLATARTAAFDKTGTLTYGRPELVSVNAQPGFSAEELLGLAASAEQYSSHVLAASVLAAAEERGLPVSPADTAQEVATNGVEALIHGQTVRVGKRRFIEEVDPSAGSVDLSPGQMVVYLSVDGRFAGSLILSDTARPNAAATLDRLRSLGIRDTVMLTGDGQVTANSIAAAVGISDVHAELLPEDKVNAVAALELRPVIMVGDGVNDAPVLAAADVGIAMGARGSTAASESADAVIVADDISKVATAMDISKRTLRVALGSIWLGIALSLVLMLVAAFGFIPAVAGALTQELVDLATILNALRALHGKTLFRRADKPATVASAPIPGSV comes from the coding sequence ATGGCCCTTAACCGTGTGTCCTTTCAGAAGGCAGTCCGGACCTATCCGGTGGTGGCGTCGACAGTAGTGGTACTCGCCGCCGTCCTCATGCTGTGGGGGGCCGGTGCCGCAGGCCCCGCGCAGTGGATCGCCAGCCTGTACACGCTGGGAATCGTGGCGGTGACCGGCGTCGGGATGGTCCGTGACATCAAGCGCGGCCACTACGGCCTGGATATCCTGGCTGTCATCGCCATGCTGGCCACCGTCGCCGTGGGTGAGTACCTTGCTTCGCTGATCATCGTCCTGATGCTCTCCGGAGGAGAGGCACTGGAGGACTACGCCGCCGGGCGGGCCAAGGGAGAACTCGACGCACTGCTGGACCGCGCGCCGCAGATCGCGCACCGGCTGCCCGACGACGCTGACACCGGCGGAACACCGAAGCCGGGGCGCGAGCTGGCTGAGGATATTCCCGCCACCGAGGTCTGCGTGGGCGAGACCCTGCTCATCAAACCCTCCGAAGTGGTCCCCGTTGACGGCGTGCTGCTCTCAGCAGCCGCGTCCTTCGACGAGTCGTCCCTGACGGGTGAGTCCATTCCGGTTGCCCGCACCGCGGGAGAAGCGGTGATGAGCGGTTCGGTCAACGGCACGCAGGCGGTCCGGATCCGGGCCACCGCGACGACGGCGGACAGCCAGTACCAGCGGATCGTCGCCCTGGTCCGGGACGCTGCGGCGTCCAGGGCTCCGGTGGTCCGGCTCGCGGACCGGTTCGCGATTCCCTTCACTCTTGTCTCCCTGCTGATCGCAGGAATTGCCTGGGCGGTTTCCGGCGACCCGGTGCGGTTCGCTGAAGTGCTGGTCCTGGCCACGCCCTGCCCGCTGCTGATTGCCGCGCCGGTCGCCTTCATGGGCGGCATGAGCCGTTCGGCACGGCACGGCATCATCGTCAAGGGCGGCGCCACGCTGGAACAGCTCGCCACCGCCAGGACCGCGGCCTTCGACAAGACCGGCACCCTGACGTACGGCCGCCCGGAGCTGGTGTCCGTGAATGCGCAGCCGGGTTTCAGCGCGGAGGAGCTGCTGGGGCTGGCTGCGTCCGCGGAGCAGTACTCCTCCCACGTCCTGGCCGCCTCCGTGCTGGCCGCCGCGGAGGAGCGCGGCCTGCCCGTTTCCCCGGCGGACACCGCACAGGAAGTGGCAACCAACGGCGTCGAGGCCCTCATTCACGGCCAAACCGTCCGGGTGGGCAAGCGCCGGTTCATTGAGGAAGTGGACCCGTCTGCCGGAAGCGTGGACCTCTCCCCCGGCCAGATGGTGGTCTACCTCAGCGTGGACGGCCGGTTTGCCGGCAGCCTGATCCTCAGCGACACCGCACGCCCGAACGCTGCCGCCACTCTGGACCGGCTGCGCAGCCTGGGCATCCGCGACACCGTGATGCTGACCGGAGACGGACAGGTGACTGCCAACAGCATCGCCGCCGCCGTCGGCATCTCCGATGTGCACGCGGAGCTGCTGCCGGAGGACAAGGTCAACGCCGTAGCCGCCCTCGAGCTGCGGCCGGTCATCATGGTGGGCGACGGCGTCAACGATGCCCCGGTGCTGGCGGCGGCCGACGTCGGAATCGCCATGGGTGCGCGCGGTTCGACCGCGGCCAGTGAGTCCGCCGACGCAGTGATCGTTGCCGATGACATCTCCAAGGTCGCCACGGCCATGGACATCAGCAAGCGGACCCTGCGGGTAGCGCTGGGCAGCATCTGGCTGGGCATTGCCCTGAGCCTGGTCCTGATGCTGGTGGCCGCCTTCGGGTTCATCCCGGCCGTTGCCGGTGCCCTAACCCAGGAACTGGTGGACCTGGCCACCATCCTGAACGCCCTGCGGGCACTGCACGGCAAAACCCTGTTCCGGCGTGCGGACAAACCCGCTACGGTGGCTTCAGCGCCGATCCCCGGGTCCGTCTAG
- a CDS encoding ABC transporter ATP-binding protein, protein MQPTTAALSLRGLHKAFGAKVSVDRVSLDVPAGAFYGIVGPNGAGKTTLLSMAVGLLRPDAGTSAVLGTDVWSDSVQAKRDLGVLPDSLAMPEFLTGREVLTFMGRLRGLARDTVDARAQELLAVMDLLGEERTLVVDYSTGMRRKIGLATALLHNPRVLVLDEPFEAVDPVSSLVLRRILTRYVARGGAVVLSSHVMPLVEQLCDSVAVMSQGTIVASGPLDLVRGNGTLEEAFTGLVESGAGSSEGLPWLGN, encoded by the coding sequence GTGCAGCCGACGACGGCGGCGCTCTCCCTCCGCGGACTGCATAAGGCTTTCGGCGCGAAAGTCTCGGTGGACCGCGTGAGCCTGGACGTTCCGGCCGGAGCCTTCTACGGGATCGTCGGGCCCAACGGAGCAGGCAAGACGACGCTCCTGTCCATGGCTGTGGGCCTGCTCCGCCCCGATGCCGGAACCTCCGCCGTGCTGGGTACCGATGTTTGGAGCGACAGCGTGCAGGCCAAGCGGGACCTGGGAGTCCTGCCCGATTCCCTCGCGATGCCCGAGTTCCTCACCGGCCGGGAAGTCCTGACGTTCATGGGCCGGCTGCGCGGGCTGGCCCGTGACACAGTGGATGCCCGGGCCCAGGAGCTGCTGGCCGTGATGGACCTGCTGGGCGAGGAGCGCACGCTCGTGGTGGACTATTCCACCGGCATGCGCAGGAAGATCGGGCTTGCCACTGCTCTGCTGCACAACCCGCGGGTATTGGTCCTCGACGAGCCTTTCGAAGCGGTGGATCCTGTGTCCTCGCTGGTCCTGCGGCGGATCCTGACACGGTACGTGGCGAGGGGCGGCGCCGTGGTGCTCTCCAGCCACGTGATGCCGCTGGTCGAACAGCTCTGCGACTCGGTGGCGGTGATGTCGCAGGGCACCATTGTTGCCAGCGGACCGCTGGACCTGGTCCGCGGGAACGGAACCCTGGAAGAGGCTTTCACCGGCCTGGTCGAGAGCGGAGCGGGCAGTTCCGAAGGGCTGCCGTGGTTGGGGAACTGA